The Novosphingobium terrae genome has a window encoding:
- a CDS encoding IclR family transcriptional regulator: MTASNMVYSAPALEKGLDIIELLSTEPDGLTANEIARRLKRSINEVFRMIMVMEQRRWLSQTADSRYRVTYEVVKFALRATPAQGLIDAAAPVMHDLARATYQSSHLVVLSQQQGFVLHRQENVGPVGFGMRLGAPIDLITSCSGNVLLAFSAPEIVASLLKDLPRPKSLTLKALQSQLAKIREDGCASRPSLRTEGVHDISYPVFGFDGTLAAVLTMPYLRLIDGSQQFDFEETGAALAQAATKISRTMGWAG, encoded by the coding sequence TTGACAGCCAGCAATATGGTTTATTCCGCTCCGGCGCTGGAAAAGGGGCTCGATATCATCGAGCTGCTGTCCACCGAGCCTGACGGCCTCACCGCCAATGAGATCGCGCGGCGGCTCAAGCGGTCGATCAACGAAGTGTTTCGGATGATCATGGTGATGGAGCAGCGCCGCTGGCTCAGCCAGACCGCCGACAGCCGCTATCGCGTCACCTATGAGGTGGTGAAATTCGCCCTGCGCGCCACGCCTGCCCAGGGGCTGATCGATGCCGCCGCGCCGGTCATGCATGATCTGGCGCGGGCGACCTACCAGTCGTCGCATCTGGTGGTGCTGTCGCAGCAGCAGGGATTTGTGCTGCATCGGCAGGAGAATGTCGGCCCGGTCGGCTTTGGCATGCGGCTTGGCGCGCCGATCGATCTGATCACCAGTTGCTCGGGCAATGTGCTGCTGGCCTTTAGCGCGCCCGAGATTGTGGCGTCTTTGCTGAAAGATCTGCCGCGCCCAAAATCACTGACACTCAAGGCCCTGCAGAGCCAGTTGGCCAAGATCCGCGAGGATGGTTGCGCCAGCCGCCCCAGCCTGCGCACCGAAGGCGTGCATGATATCAGCTATCCCGTCTTCGGCTTCGACGGCACCCTCGCCGCCGTGCTGACCATGCCCTATCTGCGACTGATCGACGGATCGCAACAGTTTGATTTCGAAGAAACAGGGGCGGCTCTGGCTCAGGCGGCCACGAAGATCTCAAGAACGATGGGCTGGGCCGGGTAA
- a CDS encoding zinc-binding alcohol dehydrogenase family protein, producing the protein MKAIICEEPFKLAIEERPVPHAGPGEALVRICRVGLCGTDYHIFKGNQPFLAYPRVMGHELAGEIVEAPKESGLTPGDRVTINPYLPCGDCKACRLGKPNCCCAIRVLGVHMDGGMSEIIAVPLSAVIAVPGLALDQAAMVEFLAVGAHAVRRGMVRAGETVLVVGAGPIGVGVALFARIAGARVLLADTSAQRLAHARDRIGAAPTCLVGEHLAADLAEWTGGDFFDCVFDATGNSSAIEQGFNWVAHGGRYVLVSVVKDRIRFSDPEFHKREMMLIGSRNALREDFEQVIACMMDGSLPSADLHTHSFELKNLENDMPNLLAMQGSVMKAIGRF; encoded by the coding sequence ATGAAAGCGATCATCTGCGAAGAGCCTTTCAAGCTGGCCATCGAGGAACGCCCTGTGCCCCATGCCGGGCCCGGTGAGGCGCTGGTGCGGATCTGCCGGGTCGGGCTCTGCGGCACCGATTATCATATCTTCAAGGGCAACCAGCCTTTCCTCGCCTACCCCCGGGTGATGGGGCATGAATTGGCCGGTGAGATCGTGGAGGCGCCGAAGGAAAGCGGGCTGACGCCGGGCGATCGCGTCACCATCAACCCCTATCTGCCCTGCGGTGACTGCAAGGCTTGCCGTTTGGGCAAGCCCAATTGCTGCTGCGCGATCCGGGTGCTGGGCGTCCATATGGATGGCGGGATGAGCGAGATCATCGCCGTGCCGCTCTCCGCCGTGATCGCTGTGCCGGGGCTGGCGCTCGATCAGGCCGCGATGGTGGAGTTTCTGGCCGTGGGCGCTCACGCGGTCCGCCGTGGCATGGTGCGCGCCGGGGAGACGGTGCTGGTGGTTGGCGCGGGCCCGATCGGCGTGGGGGTGGCTTTGTTTGCGCGGATTGCCGGGGCACGGGTGCTGCTGGCTGACACCAGCGCGCAGCGCCTGGCTCATGCGCGTGATCGCATCGGTGCGGCGCCCACCTGTCTGGTTGGCGAGCATCTCGCCGCAGATCTGGCGGAGTGGACGGGCGGGGATTTCTTCGATTGCGTTTTCGATGCCACCGGCAACAGCTCCGCCATCGAGCAGGGCTTCAACTGGGTTGCCCATGGCGGGCGTTATGTGCTGGTCAGCGTGGTCAAGGACCGGATCCGTTTCAGCGACCCCGAATTCCATAAACGCGAGATGATGCTGATCGGCAGCCGCAATGCCCTGCGTGAGGATTTTGAGCAGGTGATCGCCTGCATGATGGACGGATCGCTGCCCTCCGCTGACCTGCATACGCATAGTTTTGAACTGAAAAATCTGGAAAATGACATGCCGAACTTGCTGGCAATGCAGGGCTCGGTGATGAAGGCTATCGGACGTTTCTGA
- the fucP gene encoding L-fucose:H+ symporter permease, producing the protein MDSALSSPGPQRGPQGGIPVSGRFITRGYALGFAVVTSLFLIWAIANNFNDILIRQLQKALALNRAQAGFIQFAFYLGYFFMALPAGLVARRFGYRMGILVGLLLYACGALLFYPASYTGLYAPFLIALFVLASGAAFLETSANPCIAGFGDPSRASQRLNFAQAFNGLGAVIAPILGGTFIFSGVERSAADLAAMSAAKLSAYRAFEAAMVRMPYLVLAGVVLLVALAVALVRLPRLSAAEDQQGEAPGLRWVLRQPGLRPAVVAQFFYVGAQVCVWSFFVDYVKEMQPEVSERHAAYLLSFSLFLFMVGRFSGAALMQKIDATRLLLIYAVAGALLCLAAMMASGVLAVGALALTSFFMSIMFPTIFALGIARLGSFASLGAPLIVMAIVGGAVFPPAMGWLAQLSGSLRWAMLVPTGCFAVVLIFALGQRRMD; encoded by the coding sequence ATGGACAGCGCTTTGAGTTCGCCCGGTCCCCAAAGGGGCCCGCAAGGTGGCATACCCGTCAGCGGGCGGTTCATCACCCGGGGCTATGCGCTGGGCTTCGCTGTGGTGACCAGCCTCTTTCTGATTTGGGCCATTGCCAACAATTTCAACGATATTCTGATCCGGCAATTGCAAAAGGCTCTGGCGCTGAACCGGGCTCAGGCCGGATTTATCCAGTTCGCCTTCTATCTGGGCTATTTCTTTATGGCACTGCCCGCCGGGCTGGTGGCGCGGCGCTTTGGCTATCGCATGGGCATTCTGGTCGGGCTGCTGCTCTATGCCTGCGGGGCGCTGCTGTTCTATCCGGCCTCCTATACGGGGCTCTATGCGCCCTTCCTGATCGCGCTGTTTGTGCTGGCATCGGGCGCGGCCTTTCTGGAGACCAGCGCCAACCCCTGCATCGCCGGTTTCGGCGACCCCAGCCGGGCCTCGCAGCGCTTGAATTTCGCACAGGCTTTCAATGGTCTGGGCGCGGTGATCGCGCCAATTCTGGGCGGCACTTTCATCTTTTCCGGTGTCGAGCGCAGCGCCGCTGACCTTGCGGCCATGAGTGCCGCCAAGCTTTCCGCCTATCGCGCCTTCGAAGCCGCCATGGTGCGCATGCCCTATCTGGTGCTGGCGGGCGTTGTGCTGTTGGTCGCTCTGGCCGTGGCGCTGGTGCGTTTGCCGCGCCTGTCTGCGGCGGAGGATCAACAAGGTGAGGCGCCAGGCCTGCGCTGGGTGTTGCGGCAGCCCGGCCTGCGGCCTGCGGTGGTCGCGCAGTTCTTCTATGTCGGCGCGCAGGTCTGCGTCTGGAGCTTTTTCGTCGATTACGTGAAGGAGATGCAGCCCGAGGTCTCCGAGCGCCATGCCGCCTATCTGCTGTCCTTCAGCCTGTTTCTGTTTATGGTCGGGCGCTTTTCCGGGGCTGCGCTGATGCAGAAGATCGATGCCACCCGCCTGTTGCTGATCTATGCGGTGGCTGGCGCCTTGCTGTGCCTGGCCGCGATGATGGCCTCGGGCGTGCTGGCGGTGGGCGCGCTGGCGCTGACCAGCTTCTTCATGTCGATCATGTTCCCCACGATCTTTGCGCTGGGCATTGCGCGGCTGGGCAGCTTCGCCTCGCTGGGCGCGCCGCTGATCGTGATGGCCATTGTGGGTGGCGCGGTGTTCCCGCCCGCCATGGGGTGGCTGGCGCAGCTTTCCGGATCTTTGCGCTGGGCGATGCTGGTGCCGACGGGCTGCTTTGCGGTGGTGCTGATCTTTGCCCTTGGACAGCGGCGGATGGATTAG
- a CDS encoding LysR family transcriptional regulator translates to MNRPRQISLRAMQGFAEIMRSGSGTAAGRALGLSQPAISRIVGQLEQDIGFELFYRDKGRLVPTKEGLLLADEVELALASVARVHALIDDIANHATGELRIIAPPSFAEGVMPGIISAFAARVPGVRIAVDSRSIATTRTMIATRVADCAFMRMPAGHEDLRARVVVTSQSICALPVDHPLAQHEVITPLLLKHMPMIALGAGNAYGRQIDDIFRDHGVQQHVVVECHTTSAACALAAQGMGIAIVNELLAKAYLGPRLIARPFAPALTHDYALVTSARTRPSSLMDIFEETVIDYFQTSPDPGPR, encoded by the coding sequence TTGAACCGCCCGCGCCAGATCAGCCTTCGCGCGATGCAGGGCTTTGCCGAGATCATGCGCAGCGGATCGGGCACGGCGGCGGGGCGGGCGCTGGGCCTCTCCCAACCCGCGATCAGCCGCATCGTCGGCCAGCTGGAGCAGGACATCGGTTTCGAGCTGTTCTACCGCGACAAGGGTCGGCTGGTCCCCACCAAGGAGGGCCTGCTGCTGGCCGATGAGGTGGAGCTGGCACTGGCCAGCGTGGCGCGCGTCCATGCGCTGATCGATGATATCGCCAACCATGCCACCGGCGAATTGCGCATCATCGCCCCGCCCAGCTTTGCCGAAGGGGTGATGCCGGGGATCATCTCGGCCTTTGCGGCGCGGGTGCCGGGGGTGCGCATCGCGGTGGATTCGCGCAGCATCGCCACCACCCGCACCATGATCGCCACCCGTGTGGCCGATTGTGCCTTTATGCGCATGCCCGCGGGGCATGAGGATCTGCGCGCCCGCGTCGTCGTCACCAGCCAGAGCATCTGCGCCCTGCCCGTCGATCACCCGCTGGCCCAGCATGAGGTGATCACACCCCTGCTGCTCAAGCATATGCCGATGATCGCGCTGGGGGCCGGCAATGCCTATGGCCGCCAGATCGACGATATCTTCCGCGATCATGGCGTGCAGCAGCATGTGGTGGTGGAATGCCATACCACCAGCGCCGCCTGCGCGCTGGCCGCACAGGGCATGGGGATCGCCATCGTCAACGAGTTGCTGGCCAAGGCCTATCTGGGTCCGCGCCTGATCGCTCGCCCCTTTGCCCCGGCGCTGACGCATGATTACGCGCTGGTCACCTCGGCGCGAACCCGGCCCTCCTCGCTAATGGACATCTTCGAGGAGACCGTGATCGACTATTTCCAGACCAGCCCTGATCCTGGCCCCCGCTGA
- a CDS encoding amidohydrolase family protein — MLIDAHHHLWTLQAPGHIWPTPAQPAIHRDYAMEDFATETAGAVTGSILVQAQPCDSHTDWLLEQAARHDSILGVVGWAQLDAVDAPMRIARLALHPKLVGLRPMLQDLPEDDWILRPEVEPGLAAMVEHGLRFDALITPRHLPVLAELALRWPMLPMVIDHGGKPDLIRGTLEEWRAGMARLAASPQLFCKLSGLRTEQAPESPPEQLEPVVETLLDLFPNRLMWGSDWPVLHMSGDRYADWLNLSRRLTQGLDDTQSSALFGATALRFYGLG; from the coding sequence ATGTTGATCGACGCGCATCATCACCTCTGGACCCTTCAGGCGCCGGGCCATATCTGGCCGACGCCCGCCCAGCCAGCCATCCATCGCGATTATGCGATGGAGGATTTCGCGACAGAAACAGCGGGCGCGGTGACCGGCTCGATCCTGGTGCAAGCGCAGCCCTGTGACAGCCATACCGACTGGCTGCTGGAACAGGCCGCGCGCCATGACAGCATTCTGGGCGTGGTCGGCTGGGCGCAGCTTGATGCCGTGGATGCGCCGATGCGGATTGCCCGGCTGGCATTGCATCCCAAGCTGGTCGGTCTGCGCCCGATGTTGCAGGATCTGCCCGAGGACGACTGGATTTTACGCCCCGAGGTCGAGCCCGGGCTTGCCGCAATGGTTGAACACGGGCTGCGTTTCGATGCTTTGATCACGCCGCGCCATCTGCCCGTGTTGGCCGAACTGGCTCTGCGCTGGCCCATGCTGCCCATGGTGATCGATCATGGCGGCAAGCCCGATCTGATCCGGGGCACGCTGGAGGAATGGCGTGCCGGGATGGCACGATTGGCTGCATCTCCTCAGCTCTTCTGCAAGCTTTCCGGCCTGCGCACAGAGCAGGCGCCGGAAAGTCCGCCCGAACAGCTTGAACCCGTTGTCGAGACGTTGCTCGACCTGTTCCCCAACCGCTTGATGTGGGGCAGCGACTGGCCTGTCCTGCATATGAGCGGCGACCGTTATGCGGATTGGCTCAACCTTTCGCGCCGCCTCACACAGGGATTGGATGACACGCAAAGCTCCGCTCTTTTCGGTGCCACAGCCCTGCGTTTTTATGGTCTGGGCTGA
- a CDS encoding LamG-like jellyroll fold domain-containing protein: MAHPRWHVATKLACSRIALASACVMAAVGAPAQAQAPDGLLFRAPLDTGFDATVSGGAAAPNFRSDVSIVSDGAIGGAGRWSDGGYVAWSAPGNIYAERGTLSFFWRSHTPVGEAPFVIFRAGAGDHSSWDMAFLRLDWNGHGFDAFVTDANLSRVRVSWTMPTPPAPDAWHHIAFAWDETQGVRLFWDGREVAAKKQAADLDMALDQFGLAGRVIAPHQVQSRYNFMRGSDLDDIQVYDHMLDGDQIAQLAAKQQPAHGPRPVEADIRKAWLHRFGWDTQSPAPLESRVTTIRKVEFADAKDLKEWMWKGVDGIAETTWPGVYNRSRLPGRDDYFELPDWNVYVEGGKTYQLTVPKDAAFNRVEIRGAAYGALEWSSDGQSSWKKLATRPQGVVHSLTDAPITTGGTLRFTNVMQEQPIQEIWAYNIHPGEVPKGTFQLSYTVRADAASDLGALTALNAHIAGRYPANERATVVALPTSGVKAAVGAGAAGASGKARRNADDLPLVHVLIPSNFGDAPADRPLARAWNYGWENVHDGLDGIALDLPAMDAKPNAQGLIPLDIRVKDPIWPDRDMIDVQVSVRPGEARTLWLDLRDRILTADSLYLTIASAAPDFGPKSIDGMNVRMVFKDRAEAKIEHIADRFNQVKDNWAFLVEEHTASKRARLYERLYGDITDLLRVDPDNLEARRYWADISYSEDQLPPFVQPQAPAGMPLWAFRQLEDLKLTRQFVNWWIDNRQVPFGDFGGGISDDTDLVEQWPGLALMGVDPDKINASLRALSDAVYKNGMIVNGLSYITSDELHVYEEGINSDAERLYLNWGEPKAVERIMATVKALGGLIRVNPAGHMHISSSWYGGRKIYHDEPWAWQKPYGFVIMHSPILLGTFNADPTARGLVTGVIDGLLAHGKQGTNGLWTFPNDISFDHDTERAGDGGGASVPMQSAWAAWRFTGDDKYLRPVLARVGTGNFGALAELNENAITALGKRADWKDAVLKKAKGGDDFSRFEAWNSTGDRAWLEALNAHGIADKSQHMYMYTQGHWWTDRVEAPNELLQRERLGGIGLKRGQSYPGNAVSWRFADPEAAVKVAILVRDATPEQFTVVAYNTTASEQRADMGTWNVTAGAWEMTQGTAPSGGDVAQGDVTTRQVELERSGSLPVSFAPGTTTVMTFRLKQKAATQPEHRADLGIGVDDVARKGNRLSVTVHSLGSVAAPAGKVTLETPDGKVLATAAVPALDAPHDLKAKTATVTLTIPGGGPTPLRVRVSTGAPEVTQLNNVVTLGENR; the protein is encoded by the coding sequence ATGGCGCATCCCCGATGGCACGTCGCGACCAAGCTTGCCTGCTCGCGGATCGCGCTGGCCAGTGCTTGTGTGATGGCGGCTGTTGGCGCGCCCGCGCAGGCTCAGGCCCCGGATGGGCTGCTGTTTCGCGCGCCGCTCGACACCGGCTTTGATGCGACCGTTTCGGGCGGTGCTGCCGCGCCCAATTTCCGCAGCGATGTGTCCATCGTCAGCGACGGGGCCATTGGCGGGGCCGGGCGTTGGTCTGATGGCGGCTATGTCGCCTGGAGCGCGCCCGGCAACATCTATGCCGAGCGCGGCACGCTCTCCTTCTTCTGGCGCAGCCATACGCCGGTGGGTGAGGCGCCATTTGTGATCTTCCGCGCCGGTGCGGGCGACCATTCCAGCTGGGACATGGCCTTTCTGCGCCTCGACTGGAACGGCCATGGCTTTGATGCCTTCGTTACGGATGCCAATCTGTCCCGCGTGCGCGTCAGTTGGACCATGCCGACGCCGCCCGCGCCCGATGCGTGGCACCATATCGCCTTCGCCTGGGATGAAACGCAAGGCGTGCGCCTGTTCTGGGACGGCAGGGAGGTGGCCGCGAAGAAACAGGCCGCCGATCTCGATATGGCGCTCGATCAGTTTGGCCTCGCCGGGCGTGTGATCGCACCGCATCAGGTGCAGAGCCGCTACAATTTCATGCGCGGCTCCGATCTCGACGATATTCAGGTCTATGACCATATGCTGGATGGCGATCAGATCGCCCAACTGGCCGCCAAACAGCAACCCGCCCATGGCCCCAGACCTGTCGAGGCGGATATCCGCAAGGCATGGCTCCACCGCTTCGGCTGGGACACGCAGAGCCCGGCTCCGCTGGAGAGCAGGGTCACCACCATCCGCAAGGTCGAATTTGCGGACGCCAAGGATCTGAAGGAGTGGATGTGGAAGGGCGTGGACGGCATTGCCGAAACCACATGGCCCGGCGTCTACAACCGCTCACGCCTGCCGGGGCGTGACGATTATTTCGAGCTGCCCGACTGGAACGTCTATGTCGAGGGCGGCAAGACCTATCAGCTGACGGTGCCCAAGGATGCCGCCTTCAACCGCGTGGAAATTCGCGGGGCCGCCTATGGCGCGCTGGAATGGTCGAGCGATGGCCAGTCCTCATGGAAGAAACTGGCGACGCGCCCTCAAGGCGTGGTCCATTCGCTGACCGATGCGCCGATCACCACGGGCGGCACGCTGCGCTTCACCAATGTGATGCAGGAACAGCCCATTCAGGAGATCTGGGCCTACAACATCCATCCCGGTGAGGTGCCCAAGGGGACGTTCCAGCTTAGTTACACCGTGCGCGCCGATGCCGCATCGGATCTGGGCGCGCTGACGGCCCTGAACGCCCATATCGCGGGCCGCTACCCCGCCAATGAGCGCGCCACGGTGGTCGCTTTGCCGACCAGCGGTGTGAAGGCGGCGGTCGGTGCGGGTGCCGCTGGGGCTTCGGGTAAGGCGCGGCGCAATGCCGATGATCTGCCGCTGGTTCATGTGCTGATCCCTTCCAATTTCGGCGATGCTCCGGCGGATCGCCCGCTGGCCCGCGCCTGGAACTATGGCTGGGAGAATGTGCATGATGGGCTGGATGGCATCGCCCTCGATCTGCCTGCCATGGACGCCAAACCCAATGCGCAAGGGCTGATCCCGCTCGACATTCGCGTGAAGGACCCGATCTGGCCGGACCGCGATATGATCGATGTGCAGGTCTCGGTGCGCCCGGGTGAGGCGCGCACACTCTGGCTCGATCTGCGCGATCGAATCCTGACTGCCGACAGCCTTTATCTCACCATTGCCTCGGCAGCGCCCGATTTTGGGCCGAAGTCGATTGATGGCATGAACGTCCGCATGGTCTTCAAGGATCGCGCGGAAGCGAAAATCGAACATATCGCCGACCGCTTCAATCAGGTGAAGGACAATTGGGCCTTTCTGGTTGAGGAACACACCGCCTCCAAGCGCGCCCGGCTGTACGAACGGCTCTATGGCGACATCACCGATCTGCTGCGCGTCGATCCTGACAATCTGGAAGCCCGCCGCTATTGGGCCGATATCAGCTATTCCGAGGATCAGCTGCCGCCCTTCGTCCAGCCTCAGGCGCCTGCGGGCATGCCGCTCTGGGCCTTCCGCCAGTTGGAGGATCTGAAGCTCACCCGCCAGTTCGTGAACTGGTGGATCGACAACCGTCAGGTGCCCTTCGGCGATTTCGGCGGCGGCATTTCCGACGACACCGATCTGGTCGAGCAATGGCCGGGTCTGGCGCTGATGGGCGTCGATCCCGACAAGATCAATGCTTCGCTGCGGGCGCTGTCCGATGCGGTCTACAAGAATGGCATGATCGTCAACGGCTTGAGCTACATCACCAGCGATGAACTTCACGTCTATGAGGAGGGCATCAATTCCGATGCCGAGCGGCTTTACCTCAACTGGGGCGAGCCCAAGGCGGTCGAGCGCATCATGGCCACGGTCAAGGCGCTGGGCGGGCTGATCCGGGTCAATCCGGCTGGCCATATGCATATTTCGTCGAGCTGGTATGGCGGGCGCAAGATCTATCATGATGAGCCATGGGCATGGCAAAAGCCCTATGGTTTCGTGATCATGCACAGCCCGATCCTGTTGGGCACCTTCAATGCCGATCCCACCGCGCGCGGTCTGGTGACGGGCGTGATCGACGGGTTGCTGGCCCATGGCAAGCAGGGCACCAATGGTCTCTGGACCTTCCCCAACGACATCAGTTTCGACCATGATACGGAGCGGGCAGGCGATGGCGGCGGTGCCTCTGTGCCGATGCAGTCGGCATGGGCAGCGTGGCGCTTTACTGGCGATGACAAATATCTGCGCCCCGTGCTGGCGCGCGTCGGCACCGGCAATTTCGGCGCTCTGGCCGAGCTTAACGAGAATGCCATCACGGCGCTGGGCAAGCGCGCCGACTGGAAGGATGCCGTGCTGAAAAAGGCGAAGGGTGGCGATGATTTCTCCCGCTTCGAGGCATGGAACAGCACCGGCGACCGCGCATGGCTGGAGGCACTCAACGCCCATGGCATCGCCGACAAGAGCCAGCACATGTATATGTACACGCAGGGCCATTGGTGGACCGACCGCGTGGAGGCGCCCAACGAGTTGCTCCAGCGCGAAAGGCTTGGCGGCATCGGTTTGAAGCGTGGCCAGTCCTATCCGGGCAATGCCGTCAGCTGGCGTTTCGCCGATCCCGAGGCGGCGGTGAAGGTTGCCATTCTGGTGCGCGATGCCACGCCCGAGCAGTTCACCGTGGTGGCCTACAACACCACCGCCAGCGAGCAGCGCGCCGATATGGGCACATGGAACGTCACGGCGGGCGCATGGGAGATGACGCAGGGCACCGCTCCCTCGGGCGGGGATGTGGCGCAGGGCGATGTTACCACAAGGCAGGTGGAACTGGAGCGCAGCGGTTCGCTGCCCGTCAGTTTCGCGCCCGGCACCACCACGGTGATGACCTTCCGCCTCAAGCAGAAGGCGGCCACGCAGCCGGAGCATCGTGCGGACCTTGGCATCGGGGTGGATGATGTGGCGCGCAAGGGCAACAGGCTTTCGGTTACCGTGCATAGCCTTGGCTCGGTTGCCGCGCCTGCGGGCAAGGTCACGCTGGAGACGCCCGACGGCAAGGTGTTGGCCACTGCCGCCGTGCCCGCGCTGGACGCGCCGCATGATCTGAAGGCCAAAACGGCAACAGTGACGTTGACCATCCCCGGCGGCGGGCCGACACCATTGCGCGTTCGGGTCTCGACCGGCGCGCCGGAGGTGACCCAGCTCAACAATGTCGTCACGCTTGGGGAGAACCGCTGA
- a CDS encoding CocE/NonD family hydrolase, with translation MTEPTLRTMMVAMRDGVCLSTDIYLPPEALAGNPVPVLLERTPYDKRGTNHGDRTLLDPVPRAKPEIAAQFVSAGYAYVLQDCRGRFGSQGSFTKYLNEAEDGFDTIAWLMAQPWCNGKIGTLGLSYCAHVQAALATLDPPGLAAMFLDCGGFSSAYHNGVRQGGAFELKQLTWAYNQGTEAGDAQDPAVAQAVRAQDIREWIKVMPWRRGHSPLTAAPEYEDYVVEQWEHEDFSPFWQQRGIYWRGYYPQTANVPMVHLSGWYDPYSITAIENWTALSTPDRAPCRLILGPWTHGQRSVSFAGDVDFGPAAPLDANLAEDFVALRRNWFDHHLKGEGADALPYPVSIFVMGGGSGQRNADGRLDHGGQWRHESQWPPAAMVPQTWHFHADGALTPQASQVPDASLPYDADPANPVPTIGGAVTSGAPVMAAGAYDQRETEVLFGATQPGRDLGERPDVLSFVSAPLEEDMELTGQITARLFISSDAPDMDVTIKLIDLYPSNDEHPQGFAMNLAHGILRARYRNSFANPEPLEAGHIHEIEITAFPTSNLFLRGHRIRIDIAGSNFPHFDINQNRDWRVSNAPPQVAHNRLHLCASHPSSVILPVVPRRG, from the coding sequence ATGACCGAACCGACCCTTCGCACCATGATGGTCGCGATGCGCGACGGCGTCTGCCTGTCGACCGACATCTATCTGCCCCCAGAGGCGCTGGCCGGGAACCCCGTGCCCGTGCTGCTGGAGCGCACCCCCTATGACAAGCGCGGCACCAACCATGGCGACCGCACGCTGCTCGATCCCGTGCCGCGCGCCAAGCCGGAGATCGCCGCGCAATTTGTCAGCGCAGGCTATGCCTATGTGCTTCAGGACTGCCGGGGCCGCTTCGGATCGCAGGGCAGCTTCACCAAATATCTCAATGAGGCCGAGGATGGCTTCGACACCATCGCATGGCTGATGGCGCAGCCATGGTGCAACGGCAAGATCGGCACGCTGGGCCTGTCCTACTGCGCGCATGTGCAGGCGGCTTTGGCCACGCTCGATCCGCCGGGGCTGGCGGCGATGTTCCTCGATTGCGGGGGCTTTTCCAGCGCCTATCACAATGGCGTGAGGCAGGGCGGTGCCTTTGAATTGAAGCAGCTGACATGGGCCTACAACCAAGGCACCGAGGCAGGCGACGCCCAAGACCCTGCTGTCGCGCAGGCCGTGCGCGCGCAGGACATCCGCGAATGGATCAAGGTAATGCCATGGCGCCGGGGGCATTCCCCCCTCACCGCCGCGCCCGAATACGAGGATTACGTCGTCGAACAGTGGGAGCATGAGGACTTCTCCCCCTTCTGGCAGCAGCGCGGCATCTATTGGCGTGGCTACTACCCGCAGACCGCCAATGTGCCGATGGTCCATCTCTCGGGCTGGTACGACCCCTATTCGATCACCGCGATCGAGAACTGGACGGCGCTTTCCACCCCGGACCGCGCGCCCTGCCGCCTGATCCTTGGCCCATGGACGCATGGCCAGCGCTCGGTCAGCTTTGCGGGCGATGTCGATTTCGGCCCCGCCGCGCCGCTCGACGCCAATCTGGCGGAGGATTTCGTCGCCCTGCGCCGCAACTGGTTCGATCATCATCTGAAAGGCGAAGGCGCTGACGCCCTGCCCTATCCCGTCTCGATCTTCGTGATGGGCGGCGGCAGCGGGCAGCGCAACGCCGATGGCAGGCTGGACCATGGCGGCCAATGGCGCCACGAAAGCCAATGGCCACCTGCCGCCATGGTGCCGCAAACATGGCACTTCCATGCCGATGGCGCGCTGACCCCGCAGGCTTCGCAAGTACCAGACGCCAGCCTGCCCTATGATGCCGATCCCGCCAACCCGGTCCCCACCATCGGCGGCGCGGTCACCTCCGGCGCGCCGGTGATGGCAGCGGGCGCCTATGACCAGCGCGAAACGGAAGTGCTGTTCGGCGCCACCCAGCCGGGTCGTGATCTGGGCGAGCGCCCCGATGTGCTCAGCTTCGTCTCCGCGCCGCTGGAGGAGGATATGGAGTTGACCGGACAGATTACCGCTCGGCTGTTTATCAGCTCCGACGCGCCCGATATGGATGTGACAATCAAGCTGATCGACCTCTATCCGTCAAACGACGAGCATCCGCAGGGCTTTGCGATGAACCTTGCCCATGGCATTCTGCGCGCCCGGTATCGCAACTCCTTCGCGAATCCGGAACCGCTGGAGGCAGGCCATATTCATGAGATCGAGATCACGGCCTTCCCCACCAGCAATCTTTTCCTGCGCGGCCACCGCATCCGTATCGATATCGCGGGCAGCAACTTCCCGCATTTCGACATCAACCAGAACCGCGACTGGCGCGTGTCCAATGCCCCGCCTCAGGTGGCGCACAACCGCCTGCATCTCTGCGCCAGCCATCCTTCCAGCGTCATCCTTCCGGTGGTGCCGCGCCGAGGGTGA